In the Chloroflexota bacterium genome, GGTCGTTGATTTCCTCGGCGCGCAGCAATTTGGGGAGCGTGGTGGGGATGAAGGTGATGCGTCGCCAGCGCTTGCTGACGATGGGGCGCGGCAGGCGCATCAGTGGGCCGATATCCACCCGGTAGTACCAATCATCGGCGCGGGGGTGGTCCCTCTCCTCGGGCAAAAGGTCGGCGCGGCGGACGGTGGCGTAGCGTCGGACCCGGGCGTAGTAGTTCACCGCCCATTTCTCGGGCCCGAAGACCTTGGTCTGGTAGAAGGCGAGGTAAGCAGCGCGCAGGCGTTTGGGAGCCGAACGCAAAGGGATGCGATACCAATGTTGGTCTCGGGCGATTTCGAAATCGCGCCGGCTGTTCATGACCGCGACAAGCACCTGGGGCGCTGAGGAGTCTTTGCCTGTAACCTTGGTCCTTGGCGACATGATCATTCCCCGAGCAGGATTTTAACTGCAAGGGGCGATTTTGGCAAAACTCGCCTTGATTGACGCAGAGTGGGTTTCGTGATATGATAACATGGAAAGTTGGAGCCCGTAGGACACATTGAGCCTGGATGAGGCCCAGGAGCAACAAGAGGAGGTGTTATTGTGACCAAACCAAAACGCGCCTGGATGGTACGTGCTGGGAGCGAGAACGAACTCGCAGATCTAGTTGAGGTGAACAGCGCTGTAGCCATCGGTTGGGCCAAAATGGGGGACGTTTCAGGCCTTAGGGGACGCGAGCAATTCAAGCAACGCTTCCAAGAAGTCTATCCAGATGTGTCCCCAGCGCGCATTAGTGTTAACGCTGGCCAAATGTATCGCTTCGCACAGGAGATGCACGAGGATGACTATGTCCTCACTTATATCAAGGCGAGCCGAGAAGTGCTGATTGGACTGGTGGAGGGGCCATACGAATACCGCAAAGATGTGTTCCCCGACCGTTACCCTCATATGCGCCGGGTCCAGTGGCTAAGAAAGGTATCACGGGATGACTTTAGTGCCCCAGCACGCAATTCTATGGGTGGTCTCGCGACTGTTTTCCAACTAGACGAGCATCTGGAAGAAATTCACAGAATCGCCACTGCTACAGAAGAGGCGCCTGCTACCCCAGGTGAAGGCGAGGAACTCCCCTTCTTTTTTGAAGAAGTGAAGGCAAGGGCCGATGAACTGATCGCCGATATCATCAGCCGCCTAGATCCTTACGACTTTCAAGATTTGGTGGCGGCAGTGTTGCGAGCCATGGGCTTCCGGGCCGTGAGTACTTCGCCTGGATCAGATCGTGGAGTAGATATCATAGCCCATTCAGACCCATTTGGTTTTGAGCAACCCCGGATCAAAGTGCAGGTCAAGCATCGGAAAGGAACAGTAGGCGGACCAGAAATGCGTGCATTTCTGGGATCACTGCGCACCGGCGACAGTGGTTTGTACGTGTCTACTGGTGGATTTTCCGATGACGCAAAGCGAGAGACAGAACGCTCCCGCGAACCGGTAGCCTTGCTTGACCGGGATGGCTTCATCCAACTGCTACTAGAACATT is a window encoding:
- a CDS encoding DUF559 domain-containing protein; translation: MSPRTKVTGKDSSAPQVLVAVMNSRRDFEIARDQHWYRIPLRSAPKRLRAAYLAFYQTKVFGPEKWAVNYYARVRRYATVRRADLLPEERDHPRADDWYYRVDIGPLMRLPRPIVSKRWRRITFIPTTLPKLLRAEEINDLFDESPLEDTLWYALKQAEIEAERQYYIGEGQEAYCLDFAVFCERGRIDVECDGDTWHADPERIPQDNARNNYLTSKGWAVLRFGSAQIERELPACVHAVKETINGLGGMSRKGTISRLFRHHDTGEPIQLELF
- a CDS encoding restriction endonuclease is translated as MTKPKRAWMVRAGSENELADLVEVNSAVAIGWAKMGDVSGLRGREQFKQRFQEVYPDVSPARISVNAGQMYRFAQEMHEDDYVLTYIKASREVLIGLVEGPYEYRKDVFPDRYPHMRRVQWLRKVSRDDFSAPARNSMGGLATVFQLDEHLEEIHRIATATEEAPATPGEGEELPFFFEEVKARADELIADIISRLDPYDFQDLVAAVLRAMGFRAVSTSPGSDRGVDIIAHSDPFGFEQPRIKVQVKHRKGTVGGPEMRAFLGSLRTGDSGLYVSTGGFSDDAKRETERSREPVALLDRDGFIQLLLEHYEALDPEYKARVPLRKLWVPAG